Proteins co-encoded in one Armatimonadota bacterium genomic window:
- a CDS encoding NDP-sugar synthase, with protein MQAVILAGGKGTRLHPLTSTTPKPMVNLFNKPVLEHTIELLKRHDIRDIVITLAYKAEQIIDYFGGGSRWGVNIQYSLEDTPKGTAGGLRRIQPVLNGTFLVISGDAVTDLDLTAAIEFHRKKSAIATMLLYEVTNPTQFGIVETAKDGKIKRFIEKPSPSEVFTNTVNTGIYVLEPEVLSSIPYDAFYDFSKDLFPRLLQNQEPFYAVRTQGYWCDVGNLAQYRNVHFDALVGKVKLNLPANQVANGIWLGAKSDIHPSVKLSGPCYVGNGTIVRRNASLGRFAVIGDLSLVDERAHITHSILSPKTTVGRNAKVFGSVLGPGFNLPEGRHMDDEIAVHDESDAVLRAEINSELLSPRLTEEIALTWSGLDIKRLVAKQSISMQTLAA; from the coding sequence ATGCAAGCTGTGATTCTTGCCGGCGGCAAGGGAACACGCCTTCACCCCCTTACCTCTACCACTCCCAAGCCAATGGTCAACCTCTTTAATAAACCGGTTTTAGAACACACAATTGAGCTTTTAAAACGACATGACATCCGCGACATAGTAATCACACTAGCGTACAAGGCAGAACAAATCATTGATTATTTCGGAGGGGGCTCTAGATGGGGCGTAAACATCCAGTACTCACTTGAAGATACGCCGAAAGGAACAGCCGGCGGATTGAGGAGAATCCAGCCTGTACTTAATGGAACTTTTCTCGTTATCTCGGGCGACGCAGTAACCGACCTTGACCTGACAGCTGCAATTGAGTTTCATCGTAAAAAGTCAGCCATTGCTACAATGCTACTCTATGAGGTCACAAACCCCACACAATTTGGGATAGTTGAGACCGCCAAAGATGGTAAGATTAAGCGCTTTATCGAAAAACCTAGTCCCTCAGAAGTGTTTACAAATACCGTCAATACCGGCATATACGTACTCGAGCCGGAGGTATTGAGCTCAATACCATATGACGCTTTCTATGATTTTAGCAAAGACTTATTCCCCAGGTTGCTTCAGAATCAAGAACCATTCTATGCTGTCAGAACGCAGGGCTATTGGTGTGATGTTGGCAACTTAGCACAGTACCGAAACGTACATTTTGATGCGCTGGTTGGGAAGGTTAAGCTCAACCTACCAGCGAACCAGGTTGCCAATGGAATATGGTTGGGGGCTAAATCAGACATTCATCCATCGGTAAAGCTTTCGGGACCTTGCTATGTCGGCAACGGCACAATTGTCCGCCGCAATGCCTCACTTGGGAGATTTGCAGTTATCGGCGATCTTAGCCTGGTAGATGAAAGAGCCCATATAACCCACAGCATTTTGAGCCCTAAAACTACTGTTGGTAGAAACGCAAAAGTCTTCGGGTCGGTACTTGGACCAGGATTCAATTTGCCAGAAGGTCGGCATATGGACGACGAAATCGCAGTACACGATGAGTCCGATGCAGTTTTGAGGGCAGAAATAAACTCCGAACTTCTAAGTCCACGATTAACGGAGGAAATCGCCTTGACTTGGTCCGGCCTTGATATCAAAAGACTTGTAGCAAAACAATCAATCTCAATGCAAACACTAGCGGCGTAG